The window ACCCGTTCTGGTGGAGGCTGACTCCCCGGGGCGTGGCGATTGGAGGAGCGTCGCATGCCACTGACCGTCGACAAGAAGAAGAGCTTGATCGAGCAGTTCCGCGTCCACGAAGGCGATACGGGGTCGCCCGAGGTGCAGATCGCGCTCCTCACCGAGCGCATCAACGGCCTCACCGATCACTTCAAGCAGCACACCAAGGATCACCACTCCCGACGGGGTCTCCTGATGCTCATCGGCAAGCGCCGGGGCCTTCTCGAGTACCTCAAG is drawn from Candidatus Methylomirabilota bacterium and contains these coding sequences:
- the rpsO gene encoding 30S ribosomal protein S15; its protein translation is MPLTVDKKKSLIEQFRVHEGDTGSPEVQIALLTERINGLTDHFKQHTKDHHSRRGLLMLIGKRRGLLEYLKSKDAERYRAVIDKLGIRR